From Paraburkholderia sprentiae WSM5005:
TGTGCCTTCGTTCTGTCCGCTGCAGCTTCTTTAGCCATGTGCGCCCCGCGTCGCCAGGCACGCGGAGGGTTTGCCTCGCTCGCGCAGGCAGGCCCGCGCGTTGCTGAAGGACCGATGAGGCGGCGCGTTTCGTGCGCGCCGTCATGGTCATTCGCAACGAGGGAGATCCGTCATGAGCGACACCCAACGTCCGGCACCGCCGTTTCCGAAACAGCAGCAGGACCAGACGCCCGGCCGCACGACCGACATGAAGCCGCAACCGGATCACGGCGAGAAATCCTACAAAGGATCCGGGCGTCTCGCCGGCAAGGCGGCGATCGTGACCGGCGGCGACAGCGGCATTGGCCGCGCGGTCGCGATCGCGTTCGCGCGCGAAGGCGCCGATGTGCTGATCGCCTATCTCGACGAAGACGACGATGCGCGCGAGACCGCGCGCTGGGTCGAGGACGCGGGTCGCAAGGCGGTGCTGGTCGGCGGCGATATCCGCGATCGCCAGCATTGCGATGCGATCGTCGATAAGGCGATCGAGGCATTCGGCCGGCTCGACGTGGTGGTCAACAACGCCGCGTATCAGATGAGCTATCCGTCGCTCGACGCGATCACCGACGACGAATGGGACAAGACTTTCGATACCAACATCGGTGCGATGTTCAGGATCACGCGCGCGGCGGTGCGTCACATGAAGCCGGGCGGCGCGATCGTCAATACGTCGTCGATCAATGCCGATCATCCGAATCCCGGCTTGATCGCGTACGCAACCACGAAGGGCGCGATCCAGAACTTCACGGGCGGCCTCGCGCAATTGCTCGCGGAAAAAGGTATTCGCGCGAACTGCGTGGCGCCGGGGCCGATCTGGACACCGCTGATTCCGTCGACGATGCCGCCCGAGAAGGTCGAGCAGTTCGGCAAGCAGGTGCCGATGAAGCGCCCCGGTCAACCGGCGGAGCTCGCTGCCGCCTATGTGATGCTCGCGTCGGACGAGGCGAGCTACATTTCCGGTGCGACGATCGCCGTGACGGGCGGCGCGCCGATTATTTAGGTTCCCGAACGGAAGGCGGCGTCGCCGCCTGCGATCGCGTACGAGGTTCGCGCAGTGGGTGTTCATAACGTCATCAGGGAGAGTGCCATGAAGATCGATGTATCCGTCAAACTGGGCGCCGCGCTCGTTTCGGGCTGCCTCGCGCTAGGCTTTGCGCAGGGGAGCTTCGCGCAGACCGGCAACAATCCGTCGATGCAAAAGAGCAAGCCCGGCGGACAACCCGGCGCAAGCCAGGAAGAATCGCGCACGCCGGATACGACCAGCGCGAACGATGCGAACGGCAATGTCGGCGAGGCGGGGGGCGCCACCAATGGTGTCGCCGGCGGCGGCAACGGCAAGACCACCCACAAGCGCTTCAAAGGCGCGACGCCCCCGCGCGGGGGTAGTGGGGCGGGGCAATAAGCGATCCGTCGAGCGCGTCGGCCTGCCTCGCGACGCGCCGGACGCCGCGGCGGCATCGCGTTCGCGCGCTGTCGCCGCTTTGCGTTGCTGAACCTGCGCTGAGTTTGTTCGCGTCGCATTGCGCGACTTGTGTGAGGAGGAAATCCGATGGCTACGCCCGAAGCTGAAACCGCGCGCGCCGACGCGCCCGCGTCGCATGCATTGAGGTTCGAGATCAACGGCGAGACGCGGCACTTCGACGTCGAGGCATGGACCTCGTTGCTCGATCTGCTGCGCGAGCACGCGCACCTGAGCGGCACCAAGAAGGGCTGCGATCACGGCCAATGCGGCGCGTGCACGGCGGTCGTCAATGGTCAGCGGATCAATACCTGCCTCGCGCTGGCGGTCGTGTACGACGGCGCATCGATCACGACGATCGAAGGT
This genomic window contains:
- a CDS encoding glucose 1-dehydrogenase — protein: MSDTQRPAPPFPKQQQDQTPGRTTDMKPQPDHGEKSYKGSGRLAGKAAIVTGGDSGIGRAVAIAFAREGADVLIAYLDEDDDARETARWVEDAGRKAVLVGGDIRDRQHCDAIVDKAIEAFGRLDVVVNNAAYQMSYPSLDAITDDEWDKTFDTNIGAMFRITRAAVRHMKPGGAIVNTSSINADHPNPGLIAYATTKGAIQNFTGGLAQLLAEKGIRANCVAPGPIWTPLIPSTMPPEKVEQFGKQVPMKRPGQPAELAAAYVMLASDEASYISGATIAVTGGAPII